The Candidatus Caldatribacterium sp. genome contains the following window.
CATATCATGGCACATATTATACCAGCAAAGACAGAGACGATGAGAAAAAAGAGATCCCGAAAGATATCGCTTTTTGCGCTTTCTTTTACCCTCGGCCTTGCCATAGGAGGCATCGTCTTTTGTGGCGCGTCTTTCCTCTTCTTCAAAGACCTTCAGGGTATTTCAACCCAGCTTGAAAGTTTCACCCCTTCCCTCACCACGCGAATCTACGACCTCAACGGAAAGCTCATCGGGGAATTCTTCACCGAACGGCGAGAATACGCTCGCCTTGAAGAAATCCCTCCTCTCCTCCAGAAAGCCTTCATCGCCAGTGAGGACCAGAACTTTTACCAACACCCCGGCATAGACCCTTTGGGCATCCTTCGAGCGATGTGGCAGAACCTCCTCAATTTCCGGGTGGTAGAGGGGGGAAGCACCATCACCCAGCAACTCTCACGAAGCCGTTTCCTGGACAATCGCAGGAATCTCGAACGCAAAGTTAAAGAAGCCCTTCTTGCCCTTATCCTCGAGCGGAAGTACACCAAGGACGAAATCCTTGAAGCCTACCTCAACCAGATTTACCTTGGACATGGGGTGTACGGTGTCAAAGCAGCAGCTCGGCTCTACTTTGGGAAAGAACTCAAAGACCTGAACCTTGCAGAGATGGCCATGCTTGCAGGCATTGCCCGTTCCCCCTCGTACTTCTCTCCATACGTGGATCTTGCCGCTGCCCAGCGACAAAAGCGGCGGGTTTTGCGACGCATGCTTGAGTGTGGTTTCATCACCAAAGAAGAATACGAGGAGGCTGTAGCTACCCCTGTGGTCCTCTCGGGTCTTGAGCGACGAGCCTCAATCTGCCCCTATTTTCTCGACTACCTTATTAAAGAGCTTCGCGCCAACGGCTTTGAGGACCAGCAGATTTTCAGCGGAGGCCTTAAGGTGTACACAACTCTCGACACAGACATTCAGAAAATAGCTAACGATGCTCTTGCAAAAAGCGGGTACCAAGGAGCGATTCTCTGCATCGACCCTAAAAATGGATACATCAAGGCCATGGTCGGAGGACGAAACTACGAAGAGAGTAAGTTCAACCGAGCGACCCAGGCATACCGGCAACCTGGGTCCACCTTCAAGCCCTTCATATACGCTGCCGCCCTGGACAGCGGTTTCACTCCAAGCACAGTCCTTGTCGATGAACCTCTCGAGTTCCCAAATGGATGGAAACCCCAAAACTACGAACGAATCTTTCGGGGGCCTATGACCCTGCGAGAGGCTTTGGAGAAATCGGTCAACATCATTGGCATCAAGCTCCTTCAAGAGACTGGCATCGACAAGGTCATTCAGTACGCCAAAAGAATGGGAATTCGAAGTCCTCTGAGGCGCGATCTCTCTCTTGCCCTCGGCACTTCAGAGGTCACTCTTCTGGAACTCACCACAGCCTATGCCGCCTTCGCAAATAGCGGTATGGTCCCCGAGCCCATGGCCATCCTACGGGTAGAGGATGCAGAAGGGCGCATCCTCTACGAGCGAACGCCAACTCTCCGGAGAGCCCTGTCTCCAGAAACAGCGTACATCATGGCACGCCTTCTTCAGGGGGTCGTTGAGCGAGGAACAGGTCGAAGAGCAGCTATCGGAAGGCCAGTAGGAGGGAAAACCGGTACAACAGAGGATTTCATCGATGCCTGGTTTGTAGGATTCACACCGGACCTTGTGTGTGGGGTATTTCTCGGCAACGATGACCGAAAGCCCTTAGGACCCCAGAAAACCGGAGGGATAATCGCTGCACCGATTTTTGCTCAGGTCATGAAAGAAGCCCTAAAGAATGTTCCCCCCCACGACTTCACCCAACCTGAGGGAATCGTGGAGGTTGAGGTTTGCGCCAAGACAGGACTTCTTCCCTCTCCCTCCTGCAAAAAACTCGCCCTTCCCTTCAAAAGAGGAACAGCTCCAAGCACCCTCTGCACATCGTGTCCGTAGTTACCCCCGTAGCGTCACCACCGTCACCCCAAGGCCTCCCTCCTCGGGCCTACCGAGCCGGAAATCCTCCACGTGGGGATGATTTCGGAGGAACTCGTGGGTAACCTGACGAAGCTTTCCTTCTCCTTTCCCATGGATAATGTATACGGTCTTGAACCCCGCAAGAACTGCTCGATCGAGGTACTTTTCGAGCACAAGAAGAGCTTCATCTGCTCGAAGGGCCCGAATAGTCACTTCGTTGGAAATGCGCTCCTTCGGGAGAAACGGGGTAACAACCACAGATGGAGTACTCTGGGGCAGAGGCTCTGCGCTCCGTCGCAAACGATTTGGGGTAACCCTCACCCTCCGGTCACCAACAGCAACAAGAACTTCCCCTCTCTTTGTATCTACTGAAAGGACCACGCCTTGCCCCAAAGGGTCGACAAAAACCACATCCCCCTCATGGAATTCCTCCGCTGGCTCTGGCTCTTCCTTGAAAGAGTCAAGGTACCTCTGTCCCTCGGCAAGGATGGTGCGGAGCTCTCGGTACTTCTCGTCGTCGAGCTCTTTTGCCTTTCGCAATTCCCCTACGAGACGGGAAATTTCCTTCTCCTTTTCCCTGAGGTAGGTCTCCACTTCCTCACGGAGAATCCTCTTCAAGTTACGACGTTCCCCTTCAAGAGTCTTTCGAAGGAATGCCACTTCCTCCTTTTCTCGCTGTACCTTCAGGAGTTCTTGTTCAAGTTCGCGGCGGAGTTCTTCTGCCTTCTCCTTCTCTTTGGAAAGAGCAATCAAAAGTTCGTTGAGTTCGACCTCTTCTTTCCGGAGAAAACAGAGGGCCCTTTGCACGATGTCCTGGGGAATCCCAACTCTCTCAGCAATGGTGATGCCGTAACTCCCCTCAACGCAGCCCACAACAAGGCGATACGTAGGCTTAAGGGTCTCAGGGTCAAAGGAAAGGGAGGCAGGAAGGACTCTTGGAGAGCGAAGGGCGTACTCGCGAAGCGCAGGAAGGTGAGTGGTGGCAATGCAAGTAACACCCCGCTCCTGCAGGTACTCAAGAAACGCTATGCCAAGCGCTGCTCCTTCGTTGGGGTCTGTTCCAGCTCCGAGTTCATCAATCAAAAAGAGGCTCGTCGGCCCTGCCTCCTTGAGGGCATCGCGCCAGAACACCATGCGGGAGGTGAAGGTACTCAGGCTACTCTCAAGATCCTGGTGGTCCCCTACGTCGACGAAGAGATGTTCATAGAGGGGAATAGAGGAGCCTTCCCCGAGAGGGGCAGGGATACCGCAGAAAGTGAGCGTCACAAGAAGAGCAATGGTCTTCACGAGTACTGTTTTGCCTCCACCATTTGGACCGCTCACCAAAACTGTGCTCTGCTTTTGAGGAACCTCAAGGTCGAAGGGCACTGCTTGATCCCCAAGGAGAGGATGTCGACCACCACGAATAGAAAGAATCTCCCCTCCTACCTTTGGGATGCACCCCCTCCACCGTTCCCCAAGCTTCACCTTCGCTCTGGCAAGATCGAGCTCCACAAGGGATGCAAAGGTCTCCTGAAGAGCCTGTGCGTGAGGTCGCAACCGCTCCGTTAAAGAGGACAAAATTCGGGCAATCTCTTCCTCTTCAAGGGCCGCAAGGGCCTCAAGTTCTCCCGTGAGCTCTGCCACCGACCAGGGTTCGATGAAAAGCGTGGACCCACTCGAAGAATAGTCAACGACAAGCCCCTTGATTACCCCCCGGAACTGGGATTTTACCGGAAGGACGTATCTTCCCTTTCGTACCGTGAAGAAAGGTTCTTGAAGGCACCGCGCAATTCTGGAATCCTGGAGCATACGGTGGAGGGTATCTTCGATCTTTGCCCTGAGATCTTCCCTCTTTCTCCTGATGTTCCAGAGCCTTTCACTGGCCGTATCGAGAATCTGCCCATCCTTTGAGAAAATCCGGTCGAAGTGGCGCAGAATCCCCGAGAAGTCCCGAACTCTTTGGAAATACCAGGAAGAAAGGAGCGGATACTTTTCACTGAGTTTTCTCTCCTCCACAAAGTGACGTATGTCGCAGGACATGAGGAGGAACCGATGCATCTTTTTTGCTTCCTCGAGGGACAAGCGGCTTCCGGGAATAGCAAGAACCCTAAGCAGAGGACGGATATCCGGGAACTCTCCAAAGGGGATATCGCCATCAAAACGAAGGAGGTCTCGGAGTTCCCGGATCATTTCAAGGTACGTGGGAAGAGTTTCCTTTGGGAGGAAGGAGAGATTTCGGGCTTTCTCCTCAGTCGCTGGACAGGTGCAAAAGGTGGCAAGGAGCTCGAGAATTCTATCGTACTCAAAACTCGTGAGTATCTTCTGAGAAACCTTCATTTTGGAGTGCCGCTCCCTTAGCAAGCCAGGGTCTCAGGAAAGCAATCTGGGGGAATTGACTGACAAAGCGATCCACGTACTCTATAGCCGGAAGCGTAAAGTTTTTGTAGAAGCGGGAACGAGCGATTCCTTCTTCGAGGAAACGGAGGTATGCCACATTGGCCACGAAAACAGTTATGATGAGAACCCAAAGCATTCCCTTCAAAAGCCCGACGAAGAACCCTAAAAGGGCATCTACCCAGAGAATGTCAAGACGTTCAAAGACTCGCCGGAGACGGATACCAAAGAACGAAAAGACCATAACGATGGGGAGGAAGAAGAGGAAGAAGCTCACCAACCCAAGCCATGGGCTTTCCCACCCGAAGCGGAGACGGAAAAAGGCAACCACCTCTTCGTAGTACCTGAGACCGAGAAGCAATCCACATATAAGACCTATGAAGACCAGGAATTCCTTGCTAAAGCCTCGAAGAGCACTGCGTGCTGCACTGATGGCCAGAATGGCAAAGCAAAGAAGTGTGTACCAGTCATTCATGAGGAATCGTCATCTCTTCCCGTAGCACCACCCTCCCCGTTCGCTTCAGGCTTTCTTTAATAATCTGCACCCATGCAGCAACTTCTTCCTCGGCAAGGGTCCTATCCGGAGCACGAAAGACCAACCGAAAGGCGAATCCCTTTTTGTCAGGAGGGAGGGGATTCCCCGAGAACACATCAAAGAGAACAAACTCCTCCAGAGCCATTCCATGCCTTTTTGCTTCTTCCTCCACCCGAGAAGCCACGAAGGACCAGGGAGTTGAGTGATCAACCACCACGGCTATATCCCGAATCACGCTGGGGAAGGAAGGCAAGGAGAACTCTCCAAAGAAGGGGGAAGAGGACATTTCCCCAAGAAGGTCAAGGGAAATCTCAAGGTAGTACACCTCTCCGTCGATGTCGTGCTCCCGAAGAAATGGAGTCGGAACCCTGCCTCCAAAGCCGATGAAGACTTCTCCGGTTTTTGAGGCGTACACCGCAAAAGCCCTGTCCTCTTCAAGGAACGGGAATGTCTCTTTCCG
Protein-coding sequences here:
- a CDS encoding penicillin-binding protein 1A, with the translated sequence MRKKRSRKISLFALSFTLGLAIGGIVFCGASFLFFKDLQGISTQLESFTPSLTTRIYDLNGKLIGEFFTERREYARLEEIPPLLQKAFIASEDQNFYQHPGIDPLGILRAMWQNLLNFRVVEGGSTITQQLSRSRFLDNRRNLERKVKEALLALILERKYTKDEILEAYLNQIYLGHGVYGVKAAARLYFGKELKDLNLAEMAMLAGIARSPSYFSPYVDLAAAQRQKRRVLRRMLECGFITKEEYEEAVATPVVLSGLERRASICPYFLDYLIKELRANGFEDQQIFSGGLKVYTTLDTDIQKIANDALAKSGYQGAILCIDPKNGYIKAMVGGRNYEESKFNRATQAYRQPGSTFKPFIYAAALDSGFTPSTVLVDEPLEFPNGWKPQNYERIFRGPMTLREALEKSVNIIGIKLLQETGIDKVIQYAKRMGIRSPLRRDLSLALGTSEVTLLELTTAYAAFANSGMVPEPMAILRVEDAEGRILYERTPTLRRALSPETAYIMARLLQGVVERGTGRRAAIGRPVGGKTGTTEDFIDAWFVGFTPDLVCGVFLGNDDRKPLGPQKTGGIIAAPIFAQVMKEALKNVPPHDFTQPEGIVEVEVCAKTGLLPSPSCKKLALPFKRGTAPSTLCTSCP
- a CDS encoding endonuclease MutS2, whose amino-acid sequence is MKVSQKILTSFEYDRILELLATFCTCPATEEKARNLSFLPKETLPTYLEMIRELRDLLRFDGDIPFGEFPDIRPLLRVLAIPGSRLSLEEAKKMHRFLLMSCDIRHFVEERKLSEKYPLLSSWYFQRVRDFSGILRHFDRIFSKDGQILDTASERLWNIRRKREDLRAKIEDTLHRMLQDSRIARCLQEPFFTVRKGRYVLPVKSQFRGVIKGLVVDYSSSGSTLFIEPWSVAELTGELEALAALEEEEIARILSSLTERLRPHAQALQETFASLVELDLARAKVKLGERWRGCIPKVGGEILSIRGGRHPLLGDQAVPFDLEVPQKQSTVLVSGPNGGGKTVLVKTIALLVTLTFCGIPAPLGEGSSIPLYEHLFVDVGDHQDLESSLSTFTSRMVFWRDALKEAGPTSLFLIDELGAGTDPNEGAALGIAFLEYLQERGVTCIATTHLPALREYALRSPRVLPASLSFDPETLKPTYRLVVGCVEGSYGITIAERVGIPQDIVQRALCFLRKEEVELNELLIALSKEKEKAEELRRELEQELLKVQREKEEVAFLRKTLEGERRNLKRILREEVETYLREKEKEISRLVGELRKAKELDDEKYRELRTILAEGQRYLDSFKEEPEPAEEFHEGDVVFVDPLGQGVVLSVDTKRGEVLVAVGDRRVRVTPNRLRRSAEPLPQSTPSVVVTPFLPKERISNEVTIRALRADEALLVLEKYLDRAVLAGFKTVYIIHGKGEGKLRQVTHEFLRNHPHVEDFRLGRPEEGGLGVTVVTLRG
- a CDS encoding CvpA family protein, giving the protein MNDWYTLLCFAILAISAARSALRGFSKEFLVFIGLICGLLLGLRYYEEVVAFFRLRFGWESPWLGLVSFFLFFLPIVMVFSFFGIRLRRVFERLDILWVDALLGFFVGLLKGMLWVLIITVFVANVAYLRFLEEGIARSRFYKNFTLPAIEYVDRFVSQFPQIAFLRPWLAKGAALQNEGFSEDTHEF